From a single Herbiconiux sp. SALV-R1 genomic region:
- a CDS encoding helix-turn-helix domain-containing protein, protein MKSDLGPGLRTVREAKGLSLRAVAAAVGISPSLLSQVETGKTHPSVSTLYAIVTYLGMSIDEALGTSATPVMPDEDGDLRGRALPLPGPRVSPIQRVEDNPTIEMENGVTWQRLAVGGYSIVDPLITTYAPGGSSSIEGRLMRHSGIEYGFILYGELTLKLDFDTYILRPGDSMAFDSLRPHLYINHTDQETQGMWFVLGRHEGDDGSELLAEHGISRAGTRPLKSAVDVLSELHKGDQ, encoded by the coding sequence ATGAAGAGCGATCTCGGCCCAGGTCTCAGAACGGTCCGCGAGGCGAAGGGCCTGAGTCTGCGCGCGGTGGCGGCAGCGGTGGGCATCTCGCCGAGCCTGCTGTCGCAGGTGGAGACGGGCAAGACGCATCCTTCGGTGAGCACGCTGTACGCGATCGTGACCTACCTCGGCATGTCGATCGACGAGGCGCTCGGCACGAGCGCGACGCCCGTCATGCCCGACGAGGACGGCGACCTGCGCGGCCGGGCGCTGCCCCTCCCGGGCCCGCGCGTCTCGCCCATCCAGCGGGTGGAGGACAACCCCACCATCGAGATGGAGAACGGGGTGACCTGGCAGCGCCTCGCCGTGGGCGGTTACAGCATCGTCGACCCGCTCATCACCACCTACGCGCCGGGCGGGTCGAGCTCGATCGAGGGCCGGCTCATGCGGCACTCCGGCATCGAGTACGGGTTCATCCTCTACGGCGAGCTCACCCTGAAGCTCGACTTCGACACCTACATCCTGAGGCCGGGTGACTCGATGGCGTTCGACTCGCTGCGACCCCACCTCTACATCAACCACACCGACCAGGAGACGCAGGGCATGTGGTTCGTGCTCGGCCGCCACGAGGGCGACGACGGCAGCGAGCTGCTCGCCGAGCACGGCATCTCCCGGGCCGGAACCCGGCCGCTGAAATCGGCGGTCGACGTGCTGAGCGAACTCCATAAGGGAGACCAATGA
- a CDS encoding ketopantoate reductase family protein has protein sequence MTTSPRIAVLGAGANGASIGVDLTRADLDVTLIEQWPAHVEAMRASGATIVMPEETLHQDVRVLHLCQVAEVREKFDIVLMLMKAYDSRWAAELISSVLAPEGLLVGVQNGMTVDTIADVVGPERTIGCVIEITSMMFDPGVVQRHSAHDRSWFAVGSIHPATEGRLGEVTALLEHVGSVEVVDDIRAAKWMKLVSNATTLVTTGILGLPMVEAAAIPEMRALMLRSGEEALAATVALGNPVLPIFGLTPEAVEDRATVVETLLDTLLGGFVMPDSKTTVLQDWMKGRRSEVDELNGLVARTLREHGQPAPVNEAVVELAHRIERGELEPGPQNLELLRELAG, from the coding sequence ATGACGACCTCACCCCGAATCGCCGTGCTCGGCGCCGGAGCGAACGGCGCCTCCATCGGCGTCGACCTCACGCGCGCCGACCTCGACGTCACCCTCATCGAGCAGTGGCCCGCCCACGTGGAGGCGATGCGCGCATCCGGAGCCACCATCGTCATGCCCGAGGAGACACTGCACCAGGATGTCCGGGTGCTGCACCTGTGTCAGGTCGCCGAGGTGCGTGAGAAGTTCGACATCGTGCTCATGCTCATGAAGGCATATGACTCGCGCTGGGCGGCCGAGCTGATCAGCTCGGTGCTCGCTCCCGAGGGTCTTCTCGTCGGCGTGCAGAACGGCATGACCGTCGACACCATAGCCGACGTCGTCGGGCCGGAACGCACCATCGGGTGCGTCATCGAGATCACCTCGATGATGTTCGACCCGGGGGTGGTGCAGCGCCATTCCGCGCACGACCGCAGCTGGTTCGCGGTCGGCAGCATCCACCCGGCGACGGAAGGGCGGCTCGGCGAGGTGACCGCGCTGCTCGAGCACGTGGGGTCGGTCGAGGTGGTCGACGACATCAGGGCCGCCAAGTGGATGAAGCTCGTCAGCAACGCCACCACCCTCGTCACCACGGGCATCCTGGGACTGCCCATGGTGGAGGCGGCGGCCATCCCCGAGATGCGCGCGCTCATGCTGCGGTCGGGCGAGGAGGCGCTCGCCGCCACCGTCGCGCTCGGCAACCCGGTGCTGCCGATCTTCGGCCTCACCCCGGAGGCGGTCGAAGACCGCGCCACCGTCGTGGAGACGCTGCTCGACACCCTGCTCGGCGGTTTCGTCATGCCCGACTCGAAGACCACCGTGCTGCAGGACTGGATGAAGGGCCGGCGCAGCGAGGTCGACGAGCTGAACGGGCTGGTCGCCCGCACCCTGCGCGAGCACGGGCAGCCGGCGCCGGTGAACGAGGCCGTGGTCGAGCTCG